DNA sequence from the bacterium genome:
CCAAATCTTTTCGCTTCAATGCCAACTGTGGCACTACTTCCCTCGCCAAATATTATCTTTGCTGGGGCAATAAATTCAAATTTCATCCTTATCCTCAACCTTCTTTCTTCTTTAGTGCTTCCAGATATTTCATTCTTAGATTATATAAAACATTCGCTAATATCTCACTTTCTTCATTAGTTAAATTTGCTTTAGTCTTTTTTTCTAATATTCCCAACATATCGATACTCCATCTGGTTCCTTCAAGGTTCACTTTGCTTTCATTAGTAATTGGGTCTTTTATTTCACCCAAATGAATCATTCCAGAAGTAGATAACATAGAAATAAGGTCCAAAAAGTTACCTTCTTCTGGAGGTGTTTCTTTA
Encoded proteins:
- a CDS encoding DUF1844 domain-containing protein, which produces MSDEIKETPPEEGNFLDLISMLSTSGMIHLGEIKDPITNESKVNLEGTRWSIDMLGILEKKTKANLTNEESEILANVLYNLRMKYLEALKKKEG